cacaagaatatccagtaatgtcctgcctacaattaaacacattcacttaccaaagtgaaatcgggggcatctgctgtggcaaatgggtgcaagcctttgaccacaaacttagacactgctgggtgacattcgtctatcctggcctgaaaggagacgctacagTGAgaactgcagcgagaactgccagcatctgagccagccagactctgtctctctcatcatggttatctaaatgcaacgcacagtaatagcaggttttgtaataaggtaaatcgcgctaacataatatgcaatgctaattgattagttacctgcagtattaacgggagaggacgtggaaacgctaccgctgctgctgggttgagcttcgctagtccggagcggatcaaaaacacgacattcgttGAAAGCAATCGcgtgttttttgagcaaatgcttttgcatattcgtagtgtttcctccctttgatgaaatctctactttgcaagtattgcacgttgccctgttgtcatcctttctcataaagtgtaaccaaacttttgagcgtttgcgCCGctcaggcgccgtgtttcctactgggtaaaagacgctactcaacgtgatgacgtcattcggggcgactggaatcgataagggaatcgtttttaaaagtggcaaacgattccaaggaattgaaacagtgggaaccggttctcaacaagaaccggttttcgatacccatccctacatgtgatacttgtctgctcagatgtgaagttacccattgatacaaagtatttcctgttttctaagtatgttttgaaccagtttagtacagttcctgaaagacctgcccagttctccagtcgtttgagtaatatgttgtggtcaactgtatcaaatgctgcactgaaatccagtaaaactaaaacagacatttttccactgtctgtattcagacatatgtcattaaacactttggtcagagcagtctcagtgctgtggttctgtctaaaaccttactggaaggcatcatagcagttattctgtgttaAGAAGTAATTAAGgtgttgagaaactgctgagTAATCTAGTGTCAAATGTGAGGCAACCtcacagctaaagcttggcctaAAATAGGGCATGCATATGTCAATGAGTCCAAGCACAGAAGCAAATTTGCAATGGAATGGCCCATTAAAGTCTAGATCTCAGCCCATCTGAAATCTTGTGAAGGGTCGTTAAAAGACCCTTAACAAGTGTGTGAAAATCTCAATGACCTAAAGCAATGCTGTAAAACGGGGCAAGTCATATAGAAAATGCTTATAACAAGCTACTGCTGCCAAAGACACAagttaatcttttttttcataaagtcctattaaaactttctttttcatatgaCTGTATGTACATAGTTTTAAACTACAAGTTATTCCAGTAGCCATACGACAAATTGGATGTAGGCAAAAATTTATCTAGGCTTATAGAAgaagcattcacacacatgcagaggaATAAAATGACTGTATCTTTTAGGATTTATGAACGTCAAACCTCTTAACCCTTAGCTGTTAGCTGTATATAACAATCTCATACTCGTGACTGCTGCTGATACAAGAAtgcctctgtatatttttagagGGATATTTCCACCATCAGGCGAAGGGACAGCTTGAGTTTTTTCCGACCTGCAACACGTCACCTgcaaagtaaaaggaaaaaaagcagtTTATTTATCAGTTTACTTGTCAGTTATTAGTAGGTCAGCTAATAGTACTGTTGTATAAACTGAAATGTACTTTAAACCCGGTAGGCCAGCTCTGTAAATTACGACACCGAGGTACAGAGTCCAGTTACAGGGTGTGCCAAGGCCAGACCCAGAAACAGCATGGGGACAGCTGCTATACTGTTAAGAATGCCTCAATCATAGGGGATCGTATGattgagtttttctctgtatgtattattgtagggtctaccttacaacataaagtgccttgaggcgactgttgttttgatttggcgctatataaataaaactgaattgaaaattgaattgaattttaaaGCAAAAGGACCCCTAAAAGCTTCTTAAGCTCAGATAACTCCATGTGCTGAACTTGTCATTAACCCACTATTGATCATGTGTGTCgccacatgagccaaggtgtgaaaaatgATCATTAACATCATCACAGCTGAGGGGTGAAACCTCTGAGATATTGCTCTATCCCATCATATGTTTTAAGAGATTTCTTTACATGTGTATTCCTTTTATTTCCTTTCAGCCTCATAGGGAACGTTTATGCTCCAGTGGGTGGTAGGTCTCTGACCTACCCTTTGACCTACAATACCCACTCCAATGGGAATCAAATAGGTATCTATTTtttggtgaacttgatgttttcatCCACTCAGCTCATGTGTTCATGAAACCTCTACctcttgtgttttgatttttaacCAAGTGTCATCTTGAATAAACCAGTAGGTGTTTCTTTATTTGAGCTTCTTCTTTAAAGATGTTGACCTTTGAGTGACACAACCCTTATTGTATTTCAAATATGTGATggtaaggcagaggtctaacagggAGTAAATCGGATTGGGATGAGGCTCTTACAACTACTATGACCTGGAttactgagaacctacacagacatttCACAATTTTATATAATGTCCTGTCTGTTTAAAGGTTGCGTTTCATGTTTTAAAGTAAGAATGTATTATGAAGTACTTGGATGAGATAAAATGGGACAATTTTCAGTAGATTCACCACACATGAGATTTAAGCTACTAGTACGTTTATAATAACTGTTGTATTTGCAAAAATGTACAATTTTAGTTCATCTTAAACTTTGTAGAGGACAAAAAAGTAATACCTGGGCACATTCGGCATGGTATCACTTTCTGTCGTATTTGTTTACATAACCGTAACAGTGTACCATACATTTAATATAGGTTCACCAAGTACACTTAAGCTACTCGCTGAAGCTTTTACTTTGGAAGGTCATGGCGGAAATCACGTGTTTACGTCGGCTTGCTTGACGCAACGGCTTTAAATGGGAATACCCTCGATCCGCTGTGGAGTCTCCTTTAAAAAATCTTACCGCGTCACTGGGATGCGGATCTGGGAGCCGGACACCTAGCCGACCATCCCCGCTTATATATGCCCTCCACCGGTAGGCCGTTTTCCTCTCtgtgttatttttcttcttcttttatttttaacgtGTGTCACATTTAAATAGTTACATCAGCCTTTTATTCTGCTCCGTTCATGCAATGACCGGCTTATGACTTTCAGAGGTAACCTCTCATACAGAAATAGTTCGCCGGGGTTAAAATTAGATAGCttagtgtgtaaatgtgtgctaTTAATAACGCAGTGGCTGCTGGGGAGATCAGGCTTGTGCTCACTTGGCACATGTGTGCACCAAAGCTGTAGGTTGCATGTCATTTTTAGTTCCTGGAGGCAGCCTGCATAACATGTTACGAATGTTATGCAAATATTAACAATCGATCAAGTCAGGTCTTGTTGTTTTACTTTCTGTATGCACCCAATGCCCTCTGTCGCAGTCACAGGTACAGCTAGATTGCAGTACTGGGTTAATAACATGCTTATAAAATCAGCCTGGCCTTCTAGGGCGTATTCGTTATGCATCACACTCCTGTTATGTTGGTTTCCAGGAACACCAATTATGTTCCTGGGTCAATGTTTACTCATCCAAAAGTGTCAGAAACACTGGCATTGattattttacaattttcttttataattttgattttgttttgttttgttttctgtagtgATGCAGATGACATGTGACATCTCTTATCAAatcatttcttttctctgatCTGCCACTTTTAATGTTTCCTACCTTGGCGGGAAAATGCTCACGTGAATTTAATAATGGctcatttcacacacacacgcccgaCAAGTGGAATGCATCCCACTGTTAACACCTTTGCTTTTCGTTTCTGCTATGAGGTGTCTAAAGATTAATTGCCATATCTGCAAATATGACATATTTATGTCAAGTTTTAAAACTTGGCATGAAAACTAAAAGGAGGTTACAGGGGAAAAAATTGTTAAAgctttacatttttcaaaatataCACTCCTGTTCATCTTCAATTCAGAGGAATCATAGCTCTTTTCATAAAAACGTCTACATTTCACAGTAACTACTCCAGTAGATTTAACATCCCACCAAACGTCTGTGACATAATCAGCCCTCTCTTCGCTGGAGTTACAACAGGCCTGTAAAAGGGGAAGCCTTGTGCTATATATCAGCTATGTAAACAAGAGACTGGCACTGCTGGAAGATGTGGCCTCTaagtttaaataaatgattttaaaaaggaCTGAAGGCATGTTTGTGTGGAAAGAGATTTAGATAAAGAGTTTAACAATTTGCCCTTCtttggggttgttgttgttgttgttgtttttttcatttctttcattaATTGTAATGAACATCCTGTTTATGAGGtacttttgtttcatttaaactCCCTTCCTTTACTCTTGTAAACACACATTTCCCCTTCAGCTCATAGCCTCATTAAGAGTCTTAAtgcatgttgttgttttcctcTGGTGCTTCAGTTTAATTTAACCCTGAACTCTCTGTGATTTAAACTCTGATTGATGGCTTTTTTAGCTTCTCGCCATTAAAGTTTTACACCAGGATGCTATAAAACAGTGTGCTTCAGAGTCTGCTGTTCTTGACGGTGAGAAAAAAAGGGCTCTCTGTTTCATTCCTTCCAcctctgcttttttccccccccccagaAAGAAATCACTCACCAAAGATGACAGCTCCTTTAACGCCTGCCGCACCACAGGATCAACGCTTTTTGGTGTTGTTTGACTTCGACGAGACCATCATTTGCGAAAGCAGCGACGATGCTTTGGTGCGTACTCTGCCAGACAAAgagctccctgcttggctgaAAAACAGTTACAGGGAGGGGCAGTATAATGAAAATACGCAGAAGATTTTGGCCTACATGGCTGAGCAGGGCGTCTCTAAAGACTCCATCCATTCAGCAGTGGAGAAGATCCCACCAAATCAAGGCCTCATGAATCTCTTCCAGTATCTGCAGAGCCACCAGCAGGACTTTGAGCTTGTGGTGGTCTCCGATGCCAACATGTATTTTATTGAAACCTGGCTTAGGCATGCTGGGGTGCGTGACCTTTTCAGAAAGATTTTCACAAACCCATCCAGTTTTAATGCGGCTGGTCAGCTTGTGCTCCTCTCTTTCCACTCGCACTCATGCCCCCGTTGTCCTGATAACATGTGCAAGCAGGTGATCCTTCGGGAGTATTTGGCGGAGCGGCAGAAGGAGCGTGGCGGCGTTCCCTTTCAGAGGGTCTTCTATATTGGAGATGGGGCCAATGACGCCTGCCCTTGTCTGGCTTTGGGGCCCCGGGACACGGCTTTCCCCAGGAAAGACTTTCCAATGCACAGGCTGCTAAAGGAGTTTCAGCAGTCTGCCAAGTTCAAAACAAACATTGAACCTTGGGTCAGTGGCAAAGACATAGTAGACTGCCTGAAGAAAATAGTGGAGGAGAAATGAGAACTGCATGCCTGTACTTGTGAAAGAAGGTCTGTAAGAGGGAAACAAGTGCAATAAAGGTGCGCCAACACTAGTCCACTTGGCAGGCAGGTTATGCATGATTTTAGCCGAGCAACAACCAGACCATCCTACAGATGtaggatttattttatttttattcttcaaCTTTGTGAAATCTTAATTGAAAATGATCAAATGTGGTAGTAAGAGGTTCTAAATAGAAGATTCCTTTTTGTACCAGGCCAGGTGTTTCCCCTTGTTTCCACTCTCTATGCTACGATAAGCTAGCCAGTAAATGGTTAACTCATAGTGCTAATGgtttttaaatataatgtttGACAAGACACTTAAACTGCTGTAATTCTAGCCTCATGCAAAAGGCTATTTCATCCCAATGACTCTGGTATTAAACATGTATGCCGCATTGTAAATCGCGTGGTATTAAAATTCAGTTAGCTAGCAATAGCAAGGATATTTGATCAATAATAGATATGCAGTATTCATTATGCACTTTGTTCTCCTTATCAAGTCTGATAAATGGGAGAGAACATCGTAACCAAATTGTCATGCGTGCTCTGAAGTTGCCGTTTATGAAGCAACCATCCCCTTCAGTACACGTGTAGTTTACATTTTTGAGCAATGCGAACTCTGATGGTTTGCTTCTCCTCTTAACTGTATGAGATTTCATTCATGGGGAGATTTaaactttttctcttttgtcacgcttcctttaaaaaaactCCATCTACGTCCACATAAGTAGGGCCAGGTGTTATGAAACTTTCTGGGACATATGACCATGTTGGCCAAGGACAAGGTCAGAAAAGACAAGAGATAAGATGACATACGCCAGTACCTGTGCACTCCCCACCTCCCATTACTGATACTTAATCTGGGCTTGATTGCACAACAGTAATTTACACCAGGCATGCCATAGACACACAGCTGCCGGTCGGTCTAACGTTATTCCCTGTCCCTctgaaacaatggaaaaaagCCAAATGCACACTACCAATTTTAGAAGGGTTAATGTAATGGAATCATACCATATTAAAAACTTCTAGTGATTATTTTTACTGAtaagatgttttcattttgggTCAGGATAAAGAAGTTCTTCTTTCTATTTGAATGCTTTCCCAGTTGATGATTTTCAGTATATCTGCATAAATCAGCATGTAAATTCATTTCTTCCTCACTAAACTTGCAACAGGGGAAAAATATATACTTAGTATTGTTTGGTATTGATTATGAAGAGTTAATTATTGCATTGAAGGGTAttcttttcttaattttttgtttGAAGCAATACTTTACATCTGTTAAGTCTTGAATCCCTTGTGAGACTGGTTTCAGCTTTAGAAAAGCTAATATTGAACTATGTTAGGTTAATGCTGTCTGTCTTTACCAAGATGAATTTGATACTCAAGAGTTCTGTTTCCTGGTTGAATAAAGTCCATGTTTGTAAAGGGAAAAGTGGGTGCTAATGAAAAGAAGTAAAACGGTAAAGTAGTGTGTAAAACTGGTGACATTTTTTTAGCCTTAACAAATGACAAATTGTTGTGTAAGTGCTGGAAATTTACTTTAAGgggtgtttttttaatttctcagGGAAGGGAGACTTAAACGAGCAACATCATATAGCagcatttgtttattttgtactGTTGAATTTCAACCAAACAAATTTTACTTGTGAACTTTTATAGATGTCATGAGTCTGACTctgaaattcactgagctcTAAACCTAATTCTTATCCAATGCTGTGTTACAAATATGCTGTGGGTGTTCCTCTGTATCGTACTGTAATTGTAGAGATCATGGTTTAAGACTGTAAAAACATTAGTTTACTTTAAATCTGTGTACCTGTAAAACTAAAATAGATTTGGTGCAATAACTAAATGCTCTATACAGAGAGGTTATACTGGATGAAAAACTTGACTTGTGATATTTTTATGTGTGTTACTCAACCACAGATCACTTCAATATTGCGATTTTTAGACAACCATGCTTATATTACAACAAtgggggggaaagaaaaggtCTTGTTTTTCGATTTTGCGGTTTGTTGTATATTCATTACATCAAAAGTTCTATTATGCGTGTAATGTATCATATTAACAGGAATATAAAGCCATTACCTgacaatgtgtttttgttgtttggtttaTATCTGTGACACAAAATCAACACCCCGTAAAGATGAGTTCTAATTTATAACAGCACAtgcaaaaacaccacagagctTGAGCACAGCAAATCTTTTTACAGTATAAAAAATATactggagaaaataacacaGTTATAATTCATCTTAAGCTGAAATGGCCTTTGAGAAGAAGTATAGTTTCAGTTGGGGTTTCTATACCAGTCAGCAACTGCAATCATGATATCAGTGTTAGTGTTTTTCTTAGTTCAACAAATTGCCTTTTCCTAGTCAGGATGTGATGAAACCATGAACGATCTCCTCAAGGTCATTGATAGAAACCCATGCTTTAAATTTAGGTAGAAGTCTTGACTGACAAGATGAATTTAACGACTGGTTTGATTTTTAAGTTAAGTTCAAGAAAAGAATCAAAACCAAGCTGAAGTTTAAGGCTTTTGAGGAAAGGCTTGTCAAACAAACCGGTTAGGGATTAAAGTGAAATATGGGTATtgaaacccggttcttgttgagaaacagggcaacttgcaatacttgaaaagtagatatttcatttaagggaggaaacactacgaatatgcaaaagcatttgctcacaaaacacgcgatgaccttaaatgaatgtcatgtttttaattctgctccggactcgtgaatctcaacccagcagcagcggtgacGTTTGTACGTCCTCtgccgttaatgcggcaggtaaataatcaactaacagtgcatattatgttagcgcgatctgccttattacaagacctgccattactgtgcatttaggtgaccatgatgagacagacagacagagtctggctggctcagatgctggcagttctcactGCAgcctaccggtagcgtctcctttcaggccaggatagacgaatgtcaccgagcagtgactacgtttatggtaaaaggcttgcacctatttgccacagcagatgcccccgattttcaggaagtgaatgtgtttaattgtaggcagggacattactggatattcttatgtaattgctacagaataatttatgttatactttgttattgctacagaagaatatttattttattattttacatttacaatgttttttcctggggaccctgtgacgctccattgaagagccgtaggctgtggatctcttaagatctcactgttgggtttgtaaggccatgttactcctaaatttctatcttgttcaaagagaagatataaaacaaagttctaagctattcgaccttagtgttcacctttttttttaaaagaatagataagagaatcgataaagaatcaaATCAACCTCTGTGTTGCAGACCATGTACACCCTTTCATGGAAATGGTATTCTCTGATGGCTGTGGCCTCTTTCAACAGGATAATGCAAAATAAGCACATGGTCGTAAGGTTGTGCCTGATCAGTTGAACTTGGACTTTATAATTTGGATCCTCGTTGGAAGAGAGCATCAAGCCAAGAAAAATACTTTAACAAAAGACTGTTTTGtccacagctgttcccaaataaggatacatttcaaaattaaattgtgctgtgagaaaaacTCAATTTCTTGAAAATAGTGAATTTAGATTAAGTCAAGATTGCATTTACTAAGAGaagattttattttccttttcctttttttttagcaacCAAAACAGTAAAGTCTGGTTTTACTTTGGGGTGGTACGAGTCTGTAATTGTTACTTGTTGATGTTGTTGGTTTGAAGTTTATATTTAGGGAGAGATGACGTCAAAGCTGTGTTGCCGAAATTAAAAGATGAGGGAGTGATGTGGGGGAGGAAACGGTGAGCATCTCAGAGGCACAGGAGATCTAATCTTCCTTCTCAAAGGAGATGATATGTTTATTTATCATGAGGCGCAAGAGGAGGAAAGAATAATACCACTTTTGTAGCAGAAGCACAAGACACAGAGATGAAATGCTAAAAAATTATTTgattcgttgttgtgtgtgaaaatgagaaaaagaaaacagttaaacagcaAAGTTTCTGGGACATCTTTATAATAAAAGCACTATTTGGATAACATGTTTATCCAGTTTAAAGGCTGTTGGGTTAATTAGTGTTTAGAAACTTTCTGAATCAAAAGAAACTCCTGTAAAcccaagtgtgtgtttgtggcacattCACTCAGCTTTTTACAGACAAcatcaaacaatactgttgtaTTGGATTTAACTCGTAGCGCATTAAATCCTTACTGAGGTTGTTACTGTATGCTACTATACTATGAACTACACATCTTTTACAGTCAATTTGAGAAATACTGTACAGACAATGAAAATCCATGAGTCATTTTTTGCctgcaaaactaaaagaaatgaTTAAGAATTTTTGAAATGAAACTTTTAGAAGTTTAAATAGTATAATTTAAATGATGTGTCCCAGCCTAAAGAAATTTTTACTTCTTCAGAAACAAGCAAGGGCTAAATGCTAACACCTCGGCTCTGTGAAAAAGGGGTGATTTGACTTTTTCTTGTCAAGGGCAGGTTCCCAGGATCACATATGAAAAGGCACCTTTTCACCAGAAGATGGCGCCAAGTTATTGTGTCGCTGTTAAATCAGCTCAGGAGTGCCCTCCAGTGTGAATGTGACTTTGGCAAGTCCTTACATTATCCCAATTATTTAAGCCAACACAgattaataagaaaacaaagTGACATCAATGGAAGCAGGGTTCCTCTGGCAcaaacagcagtgctgatgtgaaTTCATGAAACATGGCTCACAGGATATGACAGTAAAGGCTCTAGGCTGCAGTGATGGAGATGGCGTATGAGGCGCTCCATGTCACCACGTTAGTTTAAGATGATGCTGAAGTCTGCCAAGTAATTCGTTGATTCAGCTCTCTTGCTTGTATGGCCTgttttgttcatatttaatcTGCTGTAACCTTGTTGCTGCCTTTTAGCCAGTGCTTCTTCTCTTGTCTCTCTACGCTCCATTCTTCTTCTGTGGATTGACTTCTGTCAGATTACATAAAGACGAGTCTGTGTGATCAATCTTTTTACCCACTCTCTTGGACATTGTTCTCCCCACATCTGATTTCTTCTCTCTGATTTATCCTGTCACTCCGTGCCTCGGGTGATTCCGTGTCATTGTTGTTGTCTACCGTCATATTTTCTGTTGTCAGTCTAGGACCCCGATGATAATGACACAACAAAAAGCTGACTGTACAGGACACTTGTAGCCCTCACTATCACTGCCTATATGTTGTTCTGCAGTTCCTTTTTCTGTATGATCTATCCATCACACTTTGAAAAACATGTCTGCCAGCTCTGGGCTTTTCCAACTCTCAGCACAAATGATCCTACCAGAATTGATTCTTCAATAGAGGTCATATTGAGCTGGTATTAAGGAGAGACGACATGTATTGTCTGTATAGTCAAATTAACAAAAGACAGCCTGTAGTCCAAGCCCATTTTGGTTGACCTCCAGAGGTAAATAAATGGATA
Above is a genomic segment from Maylandia zebra isolate NMK-2024a linkage group LG8, Mzebra_GT3a, whole genome shotgun sequence containing:
- the LOC101469983 gene encoding putative phosphatase phospho1 — encoded protein: MPSTERNHSPKMTAPLTPAAPQDQRFLVLFDFDETIICESSDDALVRTLPDKELPAWLKNSYREGQYNENTQKILAYMAEQGVSKDSIHSAVEKIPPNQGLMNLFQYLQSHQQDFELVVVSDANMYFIETWLRHAGVRDLFRKIFTNPSSFNAAGQLVLLSFHSHSCPRCPDNMCKQVILREYLAERQKERGGVPFQRVFYIGDGANDACPCLALGPRDTAFPRKDFPMHRLLKEFQQSAKFKTNIEPWVSGKDIVDCLKKIVEEK